The Marinoscillum sp. 108 genome has a segment encoding these proteins:
- a CDS encoding LamG-like jellyroll fold domain-containing protein yields the protein MKALHKLQHLLISGILALSTMVVQAQDFTEDFDSGLPPSTGSTDLPLKSGDWGRTGVQSDETGTKTRDASADAAYILSGSGNFLITPKLFNASDFSFWYRVDSPGADGFVFDVLASSDGGTTYDIVIADNQTSLSTSYVEFTHTFESIYTGPIKIATQIEGDSHGLIDDFSANFTTSFSENFDSGLPPSTGTSDLSLVSGTWKRQGVQSDEAGSSTRNGSTDAAFMFSGGGNYLQSPSLTDVEFVQFWYRVNTNNADGFVFDVLGSSDGGATFDITLASEVTTFDQPYKRFVHEFGSPYSGPVKIQFNGIGDSNGLIDDFVAGAGAGPVPDIAFITPGGSEELKFGEVMTIQWDNSSLVGTDNYTIYYRKVGAASWTTLASRTGTQLATGTGNEMSYAWTVPDFGTDLDFQAEVRVVNATQSWDEVSPEFRIYFESSLAISSPTDTDERKFKETMDITWTNGDIGTGDYYQLFYSNDGAAFVNFYSGYIYNLTNDGAESTYTWTIPDFGADSASQVRVRVVNATRAVSDTSEAFRVYYEPSVTISSPTDTDERKFKETMDITWTNGDIGTGDYYQLFYSNDGAAFVNFFNGYIYNLTNDGAESTYTWTIPDFGADSASHVRVRVVNATRAVSDTSEAFRVYYEPSVTISSPTDTDERKFKETMDITWTNGDIGTGDYYQLFYSNDGAAFVNFFNGYIYNLTNDGAESTYTWTIPDFGADSASHVRVRVVNATRAVSDTSEAFRVYYEPSVTISSPTDTDERKFKETMDITWTNGDIGTGDYYQLFYSNDGAAFVNFFNGYIYNLTNDGAESTYTWTIPDFGADSASQVRVRVVNATRAVSDTSEAFRVYYEPSVEITSPVAGEYVLQGSTKKITWTNGDIGTGDYFQLFYSNAGGSFVNFYNGYIYNMTNDGNKSTYNWSVPAIEGTNIKVRVVNATRAVSDTTQSFTICTTCPALAVFYPNGGEVLGVGKTANIGWSVGTAWEDTDEVLIELSLDGGATYEASSVFSGTYAELSGNEFAWTVPDLVTTQGLIRVSNVTKETSDESDAVFTITRPPAAPTNFTATENSNGAVTLSWTDNADNETSYRVQYSSDNQSWINYSGFLGADTETYTAGVSVNSAYWWRVEVASGTFTETSESRFAGNILPPGKALSFDGTDDYVELANPTNFDFGTGDFTIEGWVKSNNVTSTQVIASDYSGGASFFVFYMGAGQLKASLSNSTADLSTPAVLENDTWHHVAMVRSGDVLTLYVDGVASANVSGMSSRSLASASNVELGRQASGSPFYLNGALDELRFWNVARTQGELASASVSTLTGEESGLVAYYRFDHSAGSSLADYTSGNNQGSWSGAGGANTTAQWVTSGATISNDPVITLSTPNGGEELTVGQEYEITWTTANISGADIIEIRFSGNGGESYEMIAEGTFEGFGNSYLWTVPGTMTSTARIEVANTSENVSDASDADFSIVASQLGVTVLSPNGGEFWEIGTMQVVSWEAVEFADTDLLEIRLSTDGGETFSVLGEGTSSSFQNNQLTVEVPEGASEMAIVEVANITQEVTDASDEPFTIGTVDRSITVTSPNGGETWEGASSQTISWEVMNKEDADLIEIRLSTDGGETFAILNDGTFGTYPDNTFQWTVTDTPTESALIAVVNTSRNIGDTTNAVFTITPAPDIVAPSFTNSSGGSVVGDDYTIEVTLDEESTVYLLILSDQSSIPNATQIKEAATGVNSFQGQVAVAQLEYVTPAESATLAGTGTFVRNSLYDFYLTAEDASGNLNAGLGKPNVKAQLTPLESDSVIISSIYDAMDGADWTDIADDWINLPLAQREEITIEEERITGLNLSGKSVTGVLPEVVTGLDALKTLDLSNNQITGLPNMSGMSGLTSFLVADNALLFGALEPNSTLFSEPDDYAPQAVLGEKDSVAIPKGSSYMMSHDVGGINTSYQWSVDKFNTYAVDFGDADGGTSSSYTIEAIDFNNMGRYKLEAQNSLLPGLSLVSEPVQVWATATLDITVIGENDALLSSGKAYALRNRGPGLPYDSIPKGASGGGDPNGLAIVAGHALFEDLLLGNYLVGIRADPAKFLPTYYTNTYLWEEADVLEFQGDLEATMQMTVLPPALGPGDGDGSIFGGVESDFDEDGDEGGRVNARRKVKRAGCSMRRFVRSGRQLQDGEWKLIAYVESDDEGRFKFDFMPPGTYRFNIEYPGIPMDPNSFVEFEVGEDGGNNSIELQAVITEDGIFVERINTLGFTSEQLDQMNVYPNPASNQLNIDYTTLHRGLVVKMIDLSGTVIYQQQISDQGERLELDTYALKNGMYFIHVTDPGKPGEQITYKVIIRH from the coding sequence ATGAAAGCATTACACAAACTACAGCACCTTTTGATCAGCGGAATTCTTGCCTTAAGTACGATGGTTGTACAGGCTCAGGATTTTACCGAAGACTTTGACTCAGGCCTTCCTCCATCCACGGGAAGTACTGATCTGCCTCTAAAATCAGGAGACTGGGGAAGAACGGGAGTCCAGAGTGATGAGACCGGAACAAAAACCCGAGATGCCTCAGCAGATGCAGCCTATATTTTATCCGGGTCTGGAAATTTTCTGATTACCCCTAAACTTTTCAATGCTTCAGATTTTTCCTTCTGGTATCGTGTGGACTCCCCCGGGGCAGATGGTTTTGTTTTCGATGTGTTGGCTTCTTCGGACGGTGGCACCACTTATGACATTGTGATAGCTGATAATCAGACCTCACTAAGTACTTCTTATGTTGAGTTTACTCATACTTTCGAAAGCATTTATACAGGGCCAATCAAAATAGCCACACAGATAGAGGGGGATTCTCACGGGCTGATCGATGACTTTTCAGCCAATTTTACCACCTCCTTTTCAGAGAATTTTGACTCGGGCCTTCCACCCTCTACCGGTACCAGTGATCTGTCGTTGGTTTCTGGTACCTGGAAACGTCAGGGTGTTCAGTCAGATGAAGCGGGATCAAGTACCCGAAATGGTTCGACGGACGCGGCGTTCATGTTTTCAGGTGGAGGCAATTACCTCCAGTCACCAAGTCTGACGGATGTTGAGTTTGTACAATTCTGGTACCGGGTGAACACTAACAATGCGGATGGTTTTGTCTTTGATGTGTTGGGCTCTTCGGATGGAGGCGCCACTTTCGACATCACACTGGCATCTGAGGTGACTACTTTTGACCAACCCTACAAGCGCTTTGTTCATGAGTTCGGGTCACCTTATTCCGGACCAGTGAAAATCCAATTCAATGGGATTGGTGACAGCAATGGGCTCATTGATGATTTCGTAGCTGGTGCCGGGGCTGGGCCAGTGCCTGATATTGCCTTTATCACCCCAGGGGGGTCTGAGGAGTTGAAATTCGGAGAAGTAATGACCATTCAATGGGATAACTCTTCACTAGTAGGTACAGATAACTACACCATTTATTACCGAAAGGTGGGAGCAGCTTCCTGGACCACTCTTGCGAGCCGAACCGGGACACAGCTGGCAACTGGCACAGGTAATGAAATGTCATATGCATGGACGGTGCCTGATTTTGGGACAGATTTGGATTTCCAGGCAGAGGTAAGGGTGGTAAATGCTACTCAGTCCTGGGATGAGGTAAGTCCTGAATTCAGAATCTATTTTGAATCAAGTTTGGCCATCAGCAGCCCTACGGATACCGATGAAAGGAAATTCAAGGAGACCATGGACATCACGTGGACGAATGGAGATATCGGGACGGGAGATTATTACCAGCTCTTCTACTCCAATGATGGTGCAGCGTTTGTCAATTTTTACAGTGGATATATTTATAACCTGACCAATGATGGCGCTGAGTCTACCTACACGTGGACGATTCCTGATTTTGGAGCGGACTCAGCCAGCCAGGTGCGGGTACGTGTGGTGAATGCCACGCGTGCGGTTTCAGATACGAGTGAAGCCTTCAGGGTGTACTATGAACCCAGCGTGACGATCAGCAGCCCAACAGATACCGATGAAAGGAAATTCAAAGAGACCATGGACATCACGTGGACGAATGGAGATATCGGGACGGGAGATTATTACCAGCTCTTCTACTCCAATGATGGCGCAGCGTTTGTCAATTTTTTTAACGGATATATTTATAACCTGACCAATGATGGAGCTGAGTCTACCTACACGTGGACGATTCCTGATTTTGGAGCGGACTCAGCCAGCCACGTGCGGGTACGTGTGGTGAATGCCACGCGTGCGGTTTCAGATACGAGTGAAGCCTTCAGGGTATACTACGAACCGAGCGTGACGATCAGCAGCCCTACGGATACCGATGAAAGGAAATTCAAGGAGACCATGGACATCACGTGGACGAATGGAGATATCGGGACGGGAGATTATTACCAGCTCTTCTACTCCAATGATGGCGCAGCGTTTGTCAATTTTTTTAACGGATATATTTATAACCTGACCAATGATGGAGCTGAGTCTACCTACACGTGGACGATTCCTGATTTTGGAGCGGACTCAGCCAGCCACGTGCGGGTACGTGTGGTGAATGCCACGCGTGCGGTTTCAGATACGAGTGAAGCCTTCAGGGTATACTACGAACCGAGCGTGACGATCAGCAGCCCTACGGATACCGATGAAAGGAAATTCAAGGAGACCATGGACATCACGTGGACGAATGGAGATATCGGGACGGGAGATTATTACCAGCTTTTCTACTCCAATGATGGGGCAGCGTTTGTCAATTTTTTTAACGGATATATTTATAACCTGACCAATGATGGCGCTGAGTCTACCTACACGTGGACGATTCCTGATTTTGGAGCGGACTCAGCCAGCCAGGTGCGGGTACGTGTGGTGAATGCCACGCGTGCGGTTTCGGATACAAGTGAAGCCTTCAGGGTGTATTACGAACCCAGCGTGGAGATCACCTCCCCTGTTGCAGGGGAATATGTTTTGCAGGGGAGCACTAAGAAAATCACGTGGACGAATGGAGATATCGGTACTGGTGACTATTTCCAACTTTTTTATTCCAACGCAGGGGGCTCATTTGTCAATTTTTATAATGGCTACATCTATAACATGACCAATGATGGAAACAAAAGCACTTACAATTGGTCCGTACCGGCCATAGAAGGCACTAATATCAAGGTGAGAGTAGTGAACGCGACCAGGGCTGTTTCAGACACCACACAATCTTTTACCATATGTACCACCTGTCCGGCACTCGCTGTGTTTTATCCCAATGGAGGGGAAGTTTTGGGAGTCGGAAAGACGGCAAACATAGGCTGGTCAGTAGGCACGGCCTGGGAGGACACCGATGAAGTGCTGATCGAGCTCTCACTCGATGGAGGGGCTACTTATGAAGCTTCATCTGTGTTCAGTGGTACATATGCCGAGCTTTCAGGTAATGAATTCGCATGGACCGTGCCGGACCTTGTCACGACACAGGGTCTCATCAGAGTTTCAAATGTAACCAAGGAGACAAGTGATGAAAGTGATGCCGTATTTACAATCACCAGACCACCGGCAGCACCAACTAACTTCACTGCTACAGAGAATAGCAATGGGGCAGTTACCCTCTCCTGGACAGATAATGCAGATAACGAAACCAGCTACAGAGTTCAGTACTCCTCTGATAACCAATCCTGGATCAATTACAGTGGCTTTTTAGGCGCTGATACGGAAACATATACAGCAGGAGTTTCTGTGAATTCGGCTTATTGGTGGCGGGTAGAGGTTGCTAGTGGCACATTTACAGAAACTTCAGAGTCTCGGTTTGCCGGGAATATACTCCCTCCGGGTAAAGCCTTGTCTTTCGATGGCACTGATGATTACGTGGAATTGGCCAATCCCACAAACTTTGATTTTGGCACCGGAGACTTTACCATCGAAGGCTGGGTAAAATCGAACAATGTGACTTCCACGCAGGTGATTGCCAGTGATTATTCCGGAGGTGCTTCGTTTTTCGTTTTCTACATGGGTGCAGGCCAGCTCAAAGCTTCGCTCTCAAATAGCACCGCCGATTTATCCACCCCTGCAGTGTTGGAAAACGACACCTGGCACCATGTAGCAATGGTTCGGTCAGGTGATGTTCTCACCCTTTACGTTGATGGTGTTGCTTCTGCCAATGTGAGCGGGATGTCATCCAGAAGTCTGGCTTCCGCATCCAATGTGGAGCTGGGCAGGCAGGCATCGGGAAGTCCCTTTTACCTCAATGGAGCGTTGGACGAATTGAGGTTTTGGAATGTGGCCCGTACACAAGGGGAGCTCGCTTCTGCTTCTGTGAGTACACTCACCGGCGAAGAATCAGGACTCGTAGCCTATTATCGCTTTGATCACTCAGCGGGTTCGTCACTGGCGGATTATACTTCTGGAAACAATCAGGGATCATGGTCGGGTGCAGGCGGGGCCAACACCACGGCCCAATGGGTAACATCCGGAGCCACCATCAGCAATGACCCGGTCATTACTTTGTCTACGCCAAACGGTGGAGAGGAGCTAACCGTGGGTCAGGAGTATGAAATCACCTGGACCACCGCCAATATTTCGGGCGCAGACATAATCGAAATCCGATTTTCAGGCAATGGAGGAGAGAGTTATGAGATGATCGCCGAGGGAACCTTTGAGGGCTTTGGCAATAGCTATCTGTGGACAGTACCGGGTACAATGACCAGCACAGCAAGAATAGAAGTGGCCAATACTTCGGAAAATGTTTCTGATGCCAGTGATGCTGATTTCTCCATCGTGGCCAGCCAGCTTGGGGTCACCGTGTTGTCACCCAATGGAGGAGAATTTTGGGAAATCGGTACCATGCAGGTGGTCAGTTGGGAGGCTGTAGAATTTGCTGATACCGACCTGTTGGAAATCCGATTGAGCACTGATGGGGGTGAGACATTTTCTGTGCTGGGCGAGGGAACTAGCAGTAGCTTTCAGAACAACCAGCTCACTGTGGAGGTACCAGAAGGCGCTTCCGAAATGGCCATTGTAGAGGTAGCCAATATCACTCAGGAAGTGACAGATGCCAGTGATGAGCCTTTCACCATCGGCACGGTGGATCGCAGCATCACTGTGACCTCACCCAATGGCGGTGAAACCTGGGAGGGAGCTTCCAGCCAAACCATTTCGTGGGAAGTGATGAATAAGGAAGATGCGGACCTCATTGAAATTCGTTTGAGTACGGATGGTGGAGAAACGTTTGCCATCCTCAATGATGGAACTTTTGGGACCTACCCCGACAACACGTTCCAGTGGACGGTAACTGATACGCCTACAGAGTCTGCGTTGATTGCAGTGGTCAATACTTCCCGAAATATTGGCGATACCACCAATGCAGTCTTCACGATCACACCAGCACCGGATATTGTAGCACCCAGCTTTACCAACTCCTCTGGAGGAAGTGTGGTTGGAGATGACTATACCATAGAGGTGACACTGGATGAAGAGTCTACTGTTTATTTACTCATTTTATCGGATCAAAGTAGTATTCCGAATGCTACTCAGATCAAAGAGGCCGCAACCGGGGTGAACTCATTTCAGGGTCAGGTGGCTGTTGCCCAGCTGGAGTATGTCACTCCTGCTGAATCTGCTACGCTTGCGGGCACCGGCACATTCGTGAGAAATTCACTCTATGACTTTTACCTCACCGCAGAAGATGCCTCGGGTAACCTGAATGCCGGATTAGGAAAGCCAAATGTAAAGGCACAGCTGACACCTTTGGAATCTGATTCAGTGATCATTTCCTCCATTTATGATGCCATGGACGGCGCGGATTGGACAGACATTGCGGATGACTGGATCAACTTGCCACTGGCGCAAAGGGAAGAAATTACCATAGAAGAGGAACGAATTACCGGACTCAATCTATCGGGAAAATCTGTGACCGGAGTACTTCCGGAGGTGGTAACCGGCCTGGATGCCCTGAAAACACTCGACTTGAGTAACAACCAGATCACAGGGCTGCCCAATATGAGCGGGATGTCCGGCCTCACCAGCTTTTTGGTGGCTGATAATGCATTGCTATTTGGCGCACTGGAACCCAACAGCACGTTGTTTTCTGAACCGGATGATTACGCTCCACAGGCTGTTTTGGGAGAAAAGGACAGTGTGGCCATTCCTAAGGGATCCAGCTACATGATGTCTCACGATGTGGGCGGAATCAACACTTCTTACCAGTGGTCGGTCGATAAATTCAATACTTACGCAGTGGATTTCGGTGATGCGGATGGAGGAACCTCCAGTAGCTATACCATAGAGGCCATTGACTTCAACAATATGGGGAGGTACAAACTGGAAGCGCAAAACTCGCTGCTTCCAGGACTAAGTCTGGTATCTGAGCCGGTGCAGGTTTGGGCCACAGCCACCCTGGATATCACGGTGATCGGTGAAAACGACGCTTTGCTATCCAGTGGAAAGGCTTATGCACTACGAAACCGAGGCCCGGGCCTTCCATACGATAGTATCCCGAAGGGAGCAAGCGGTGGTGGAGACCCCAATGGGTTGGCTATTGTTGCTGGTCATGCGCTGTTTGAAGATTTACTCCTGGGTAATTATCTAGTAGGTATTCGCGCCGACCCGGCGAAGTTCCTGCCTACTTACTATACCAACACTTACTTGTGGGAAGAAGCCGATGTATTGGAATTCCAGGGAGATCTGGAAGCCACTATGCAGATGACGGTGTTGCCTCCGGCACTGGGCCCGGGAGATGGTGATGGATCTATTTTTGGAGGTGTTGAATCTGATTTTGATGAGGACGGAGATGAAGGCGGAAGAGTGAACGCACGAAGAAAAGTGAAGCGTGCTGGCTGTTCTATGAGAAGGTTTGTGAGAAGTGGAAGACAGCTACAGGACGGAGAGTGGAAGTTGATTGCTTACGTGGAGTCTGATGACGAGGGTCGCTTCAAGTTCGACTTTATGCCTCCAGGTACTTACCGATTCAACATTGAATACCCTGGTATCCCTATGGATCCAAACTCATTTGTGGAATTTGAAGTAGGTGAAGACGGAGGGAATAACTCTATCGAACTTCAGGCGGTGATCACCGAGGACGGAATTTTTGTGGAGCGCATCAATACTCTTGGGTTTACTTCTGAGCAATTGGATCAGATGAATGTGTATCCAAATCCTGCCAGCAATCAGCTGAATATAGATTACACTACCCTGCATCGCGGGCTTGTGGTGAAGATGATAGATCTGTCGGGGACGGTGATTTACCAACAGCAAATATCCGATCAGGGAGAGCGCCTCGAGTTGGATACTTATGCCTTGAAGAATGGAATGTACTTCATTCATGTAACAGATCCGGGTAAGCCGGGAGAGCAGATTACCTATAAAGTAATCATCAGGCACTAA
- a CDS encoding UbiA family prenyltransferase has protein sequence MKKSTFLHLRIPFSFFLSPVFFFATAIVSGYNTENFWLVFIILHFLLYPASNGYNSYFDKDEGSIGGLKHPPKVTQELFYASWAMDVLAIGLGWSISWQFAVMLLVYGLVSKAYSHPSIRLKKMPIIGWLAAGVFQGYFTFLMVCLAFSGPEVITELKVQFAGILSTLLLFGSYPMTQVYQHDEDARRGDRTISLILGVLGTFHFTALFFSVSVLLFAFFFQLYYDTQVVFLFILALSPILLFFLVWYMQVRKDPNNADYQRTMWLNFISGACLNIFFIWLIAK, from the coding sequence ATGAAAAAGTCCACTTTCTTACATCTCCGAATACCCTTTTCGTTTTTTTTGTCGCCGGTTTTCTTTTTTGCTACGGCGATCGTCTCTGGGTACAACACTGAAAATTTCTGGCTTGTTTTCATCATTTTGCATTTTCTGCTGTATCCGGCCAGCAATGGCTACAATAGTTACTTCGACAAGGATGAAGGGAGCATTGGTGGGCTGAAGCATCCACCGAAGGTTACCCAAGAGCTATTTTATGCCTCCTGGGCCATGGATGTTCTTGCCATCGGTCTTGGCTGGTCCATTTCATGGCAGTTTGCCGTGATGCTGCTGGTGTATGGGCTGGTGTCCAAGGCATACAGTCATCCATCCATTCGGTTGAAGAAAATGCCCATCATCGGGTGGCTGGCCGCGGGTGTTTTTCAGGGGTATTTTACTTTTCTTATGGTGTGTCTGGCTTTCAGCGGGCCTGAGGTCATTACTGAGTTGAAAGTCCAGTTTGCCGGAATTCTCAGCACGCTTCTGCTTTTCGGCTCCTATCCAATGACGCAAGTATATCAGCATGATGAGGATGCCCGCAGAGGGGATCGCACCATTAGCCTTATTTTAGGAGTCTTGGGTACTTTTCATTTTACGGCCTTGTTTTTTTCGGTGTCCGTATTGCTCTTTGCATTTTTCTTTCAGCTGTACTACGATACACAAGTGGTATTTTTATTTATCCTGGCGCTCTCCCCTATCCTGCTATTTTTCCTGGTCTGGTACATGCAGGTGAGAAAGGACCCAAACAATGCAGACTATCAGCGGACGATGTGGTTAAACTTTATTTCGGGGGCTTGTCTGAATATTTTTTTCATCTGGTTGATTGCTAAGTAA
- a CDS encoding NAD(P)/FAD-dependent oxidoreductase: protein MHDIIIIGGGLSGLINSILLSRAGLDVLLLEKNVFPFHRVCGEYVSNEVIPFLEAHDLFPAHFLPPSIHQLQISSTKGRSFTAPLDLGGFGISRFVFDQWLAQKSQESGTQILQGTRVLDATFMGEHFLVKTDQNKQYESRLVISAHGKRAKLDQTLSRPFIKEHSPYVGVKYHVKTDFPDNLIALHNFEGGYCGVSKIEGDKFNLCYMVHRDQVRKHGSIKGVENEVLFRNPKLRHLFQNSDFLFSTPEVINEITFVKKEPIYEHLLMSGDAAGMITPLCGNGMAMAIHAASLLSEIILTNKTGDHFDLPAIEARYLHTWNQQFATRLWAGRKIQGLFGKGQASELAVFTGKYMKPMARALIRQTHGEPFT from the coding sequence ATGCACGACATCATCATTATAGGTGGGGGCCTGTCCGGCCTGATCAATAGTATTTTGCTTTCAAGAGCGGGGCTGGATGTGCTCCTTCTGGAGAAAAATGTCTTTCCCTTTCACCGGGTATGCGGGGAGTACGTTTCGAATGAAGTGATTCCCTTTCTGGAAGCCCACGATCTCTTTCCTGCTCATTTTCTGCCTCCTTCGATCCACCAATTACAAATCTCATCCACCAAAGGCCGATCCTTTACTGCTCCACTCGATTTGGGAGGCTTCGGAATCAGTCGCTTTGTCTTTGATCAGTGGCTGGCCCAAAAGTCACAGGAGTCCGGAACGCAGATCTTACAAGGAACCCGCGTATTGGATGCCACTTTCATGGGGGAGCATTTTCTGGTAAAAACCGACCAGAATAAGCAATATGAATCCCGGCTTGTGATCTCGGCTCATGGTAAGCGCGCCAAACTTGATCAGACACTCAGTCGTCCCTTTATCAAAGAACACTCCCCTTATGTGGGGGTAAAATACCATGTGAAAACAGACTTTCCAGACAACCTGATCGCCCTGCATAATTTTGAGGGCGGCTACTGCGGCGTGAGTAAAATTGAAGGCGATAAGTTTAATCTCTGCTACATGGTGCACCGCGATCAGGTGCGCAAACACGGAAGCATCAAAGGAGTGGAAAATGAAGTGCTCTTTAGAAACCCAAAGCTGAGACACCTTTTCCAAAATAGTGACTTTCTTTTCTCCACCCCGGAGGTGATCAATGAAATCACGTTTGTCAAAAAAGAACCGATCTACGAACACCTCCTCATGTCTGGGGATGCCGCCGGAATGATCACACCCCTTTGCGGCAATGGCATGGCCATGGCCATACATGCGGCCAGTCTTCTTTCGGAGATCATCCTCACCAACAAAACCGGCGATCATTTTGACCTACCCGCTATAGAAGCCCGCTACCTCCACACCTGGAATCAGCAATTTGCCACCCGACTGTGGGCCGGCCGCAAGATTCAGGGTCTTTTTGGAAAAGGTCAGGCCTCCGAGCTGGCAGTATTCACCGGAAAGTATATGAAACCCATGGCCCGGGCACTCATTCGTCAAACCCACGGAGAGCCTTTTACTTAG
- a CDS encoding methyltransferase domain-containing protein translates to MTLKHRSEEMEIMDDLSISGEVIGQTLRELDIINRRLGGNHISLRAFAKILKNHRIQTVADLGCGGADILMAMARIAKRKNQDIQFTGVDANQHIVEYANDHTREWANISIIQENILSEAFRRQHFDIIHCCLFLHHFTESQLISIFKSLKDQARVAIIVNDLHRHILAFHSIRLLTRFFSKSYMVRNDAAISVARGFKKSELAAILEQAGISNYQLSWRWAFRWQLVIHK, encoded by the coding sequence ATGACCCTGAAGCACCGGTCTGAAGAAATGGAGATCATGGATGACCTGAGCATCTCAGGAGAGGTGATTGGTCAGACCCTGCGCGAACTGGACATCATCAACCGTAGGCTGGGGGGGAATCACATCAGCCTAAGGGCGTTTGCCAAAATCCTGAAGAATCACCGAATCCAAACCGTCGCTGATCTGGGCTGTGGTGGTGCAGACATCCTCATGGCCATGGCACGGATAGCCAAACGGAAAAACCAGGACATCCAATTTACCGGTGTAGATGCCAACCAGCACATCGTAGAGTATGCCAACGATCACACCAGGGAATGGGCAAACATTTCCATCATTCAGGAAAATATTCTATCAGAGGCATTTAGGCGACAACATTTTGACATCATCCATTGCTGTCTTTTCCTGCATCATTTCACCGAATCACAGCTCATTTCCATTTTCAAGAGTTTGAAAGATCAGGCTCGGGTAGCGATCATCGTCAATGACCTGCACCGCCATATTCTGGCCTTTCATTCTATCCGACTACTCACCCGCTTTTTCTCAAAATCCTACATGGTACGCAATGACGCAGCAATCTCCGTCGCCCGGGGATTCAAAAAGTCAGAGCTGGCAGCCATTCTGGAACAAGCAGGCATTTCGAACTATCAACTTTCCTGGAGGTGGGCCTTCCGATGGCAGCTGGTTATTCATAAATAA
- a CDS encoding type III polyketide synthase: protein MSSFISSIGTAVPANRISQSDIALFMTKHLGLKPEKEKLLTLLYRASGIQYRHSVIEDFGKNPTDFTFFPNAHNLEPFPKVGERMKKYEQEAIKLSISAVQDCLGTTEATGITHLITVSCTGMYAPGLDIDLIERLKLPTTTQRTSINFMGCYAAFNALKIADQIVRNNAGHKVLIVAVELCSIHVLKNDAEDSLLSNTLFGDGAAAVLVEGEDPNKTQLAMAAFHADLAPSGKPDMAWHIGDFGFEMKLSVQVPEVIRSGIASLTQKLLSQLSLNLSDIDYFAIHPGGKRILEVIEEELGISRDQNVHAYEVMRNYGNMSSPTVLFVLQRLMKNISNQDEHKNILSFAFGPGLTLESMLLKIKTT from the coding sequence ATGTCTTCATTCATCTCCTCCATAGGTACCGCAGTCCCCGCCAATCGCATCAGCCAGTCTGACATTGCGCTTTTCATGACAAAACACCTGGGGCTAAAACCGGAGAAAGAAAAATTACTCACATTACTTTACAGGGCCAGCGGGATTCAGTACCGTCATTCCGTGATCGAGGATTTCGGCAAAAACCCAACAGATTTTACTTTTTTCCCCAACGCTCATAACCTGGAACCCTTCCCAAAGGTAGGAGAGCGAATGAAAAAGTATGAGCAGGAAGCCATTAAGTTATCCATCAGTGCCGTTCAGGATTGCCTGGGCACGACTGAAGCCACAGGAATTACTCATCTGATCACGGTAAGCTGCACGGGTATGTATGCGCCGGGCCTCGACATTGACCTGATAGAACGACTGAAGCTCCCAACAACCACGCAGCGTACCTCCATCAACTTCATGGGCTGCTACGCTGCATTCAATGCCCTGAAAATCGCAGACCAGATCGTAAGGAACAACGCCGGGCACAAAGTATTGATTGTGGCAGTGGAGCTCTGTAGCATTCATGTTTTAAAAAATGATGCCGAAGACAGCCTCCTCTCCAACACACTTTTTGGTGATGGGGCCGCTGCTGTACTCGTGGAAGGTGAAGACCCAAACAAAACGCAGTTGGCCATGGCGGCCTTCCATGCGGACCTGGCGCCCTCCGGGAAACCAGATATGGCCTGGCACATTGGGGATTTTGGTTTTGAAATGAAACTCTCCGTGCAAGTACCAGAGGTCATACGCTCGGGTATTGCCTCCCTTACACAGAAGCTTTTGAGTCAGTTATCATTAAACCTCTCAGACATTGATTACTTCGCCATACACCCGGGAGGGAAGCGAATTCTCGAAGTGATAGAAGAAGAGCTGGGAATTTCCAGAGACCAAAACGTCCATGCCTATGAGGTAATGAGAAACTACGGAAATATGTCTTCTCCTACGGTGCTCTTCGTGCTCCAAAGACTGATGAAGAATATTTCAAATCAGGATGAGCATAAAAACATTCTCAGTTTTGCCTTTGGTCCTGGCCTCACGCTGGAGAGTATGCTACTCAAAATAAAAACCACATGA